The Nitrospira sp. genome contains a region encoding:
- a CDS encoding DUF2029 domain-containing protein: MESKPLIHRINEFVRSALFARLVKIGLIIAAIVHGYIISFGRSFHFRDIDIHREIGRRLLSGEYLYANDYCYMYLPTTGIYFAPLLILDRNPSLALRYAVAAGCLVLTVMLFYRMICGSSDSRGWGRLLVGVGAGALTLQFILNDLDDGGPHLILLGILTGGIYAIWVGKERLGAVLIGLGIVLKITPALFVLLFFWKRQWRVAWYTMVATLAWVVLPVLYMGPTSWWDHHTEWTRNAALSVLDRQAEGRQENELQKANLSLRHTMLRYLVTYPPTHRLRQVDRGYQPVLDLSSPVANAIVGVAALSLLGLFAWSSKRVFQEPGDPAWARDCAGTLMLALFFSPITWDQHLVWMIPAACVVVAAAMRMSGGLSSTGYVMLGVYVVLTMVLNYEVVGSARWEALKSYHHLGIAMLILYGLLLSSRGEWSHPNPQPEKMHSGPSRMVTEA, from the coding sequence ATGGAATCAAAGCCTCTCATCCACCGGATCAACGAATTTGTCAGGTCGGCTCTGTTTGCGCGATTGGTGAAGATCGGGCTCATCATTGCAGCGATAGTGCACGGCTACATCATCTCCTTCGGACGGTCGTTCCACTTCCGGGACATCGATATCCATCGAGAGATTGGAAGGCGGTTACTTTCCGGAGAGTATCTCTACGCCAATGACTACTGCTACATGTATCTGCCGACTACCGGCATCTATTTCGCTCCCTTGCTCATCCTAGACAGAAACCCGAGCCTGGCCCTGCGGTACGCCGTCGCTGCCGGATGCTTAGTCCTCACGGTCATGCTGTTTTACCGCATGATATGCGGTTCATCGGACTCGAGAGGGTGGGGCCGGCTGCTGGTTGGTGTCGGTGCGGGAGCATTGACCTTGCAGTTTATTTTGAATGATCTCGACGATGGCGGCCCCCATCTCATCCTGTTGGGCATTCTCACAGGGGGGATCTATGCGATATGGGTGGGGAAAGAACGGCTGGGTGCGGTCTTGATCGGGCTGGGTATCGTACTCAAAATCACCCCCGCGCTCTTCGTGCTGTTGTTTTTTTGGAAGCGGCAGTGGCGAGTTGCCTGGTACACCATGGTGGCCACGCTTGCCTGGGTCGTGCTGCCCGTTCTGTATATGGGACCCACGAGCTGGTGGGACCATCACACAGAATGGACGAGGAATGCCGCCCTGTCTGTGCTCGATCGGCAGGCGGAGGGCCGGCAAGAAAACGAATTGCAAAAGGCCAATCTCTCGCTCCGGCATACCATGCTTCGATACCTGGTGACCTATCCGCCCACCCATCGGCTTCGACAAGTGGACCGGGGTTACCAGCCGGTACTGGATCTCTCGTCACCGGTTGCCAACGCGATCGTCGGAGTGGCCGCGCTGAGCCTGCTTGGCCTGTTCGCATGGTCCAGCAAGCGGGTGTTTCAGGAGCCTGGAGATCCCGCCTGGGCGAGGGATTGCGCGGGAACCTTGATGTTGGCGTTGTTCTTCTCCCCCATTACGTGGGATCAGCATCTCGTCTGGATGATACCGGCTGCCTGTGTCGTCGTCGCCGCCGCCATGAGAATGAGCGGCGGGTTGAGCTCTACCGGATATGTCATGTTGGGGGTCTATGTTGTGCTGACAATGGTGCTGAACTATGAAGTCGTGGGTTCGGCAAGATGGGAGGCCTTGAAAAGCTATCATCATCTCGGTATCGCGATGCTGATCTTGTATGGATTGCTGCTCAGCAGTAGAGGAGAGTGGAGCCATCCGAACCCGCAGCCGGAAAAAATGCATTCCGGCCCTTCGCGTATGGTCACTGAGGCATAA